The following coding sequences are from one Sesamum indicum cultivar Zhongzhi No. 13 linkage group LG11, S_indicum_v1.0, whole genome shotgun sequence window:
- the LOC105174113 gene encoding fructose-bisphosphate aldolase 6, cytosolic: MSCYRGKYADELIANAAYIGTPGKGILAADESTGTIGKRLSSINVENVESNRRALRELLFTTPGALQYLSGVILFEETLYQKTAAGKPFVDVMKEGGVLPGIKVDKGTVELAGTNGETTTQGLDGLAQRCQQYYAAGARFAKWRAVLKIGPNEPSQLAINENANGLARYAIICQENGLVPIVEPEILVDGPHSIDKCADVTERVLAACYKALNDHHVLLEGTLLKPNMVTPGSEAPKVAPEVIAEYTVRALQRTMPAAVPAVVFLSGGQSEEEATVNLNAMNKLKTKKPWSLSFSFGRALQQSTLKAWSGKEENVPKAQAAFLARCKANSEATLGTYQGGGALSEGASESLHVKDYKY; this comes from the exons ATGTCTTGCTACAGGGGAAAGTACGCTG ATGAGCTCATTGCTAATGCTGCATACATTGGTACCCCTGGAAAGGGTATCCTTGCTGCTGATGAGTCTACTGGCACAATTGGCAAGCGTTTGTCTAGCATCAACGTTGAGAACGTCGAGTCAAACAGGAGGGCTCTACGTGAGCTTCTTTTCACAACACCTGGTGCTCTTCAGTACCTCAGTGGAGTTATCCTCTTTGAGGAGACTTTGTATCAGAAAACAGCTGCTG GCAAACCCTTTGTGGATGTCATGAAAGAAGGTGGTGTCCTCCCTGGTATTAAGGTTGACAAGGGTACTGTTGAACTTGCTGGCACCAATGGTGAGACCACCACCCAAGGTCTTGACGGGCTTGCACAGCGTTGCCAACAATACTATGCTGCTGGTGCTAGGTTTGCTAAATGGAGAGCTGTGCTTAAGATTGGTCCCAATGAGCCATCACAGCTTGCTATCAATGAAAATGCCAACGGTCTAGCACGCTATGCTATCATCTGCCAGGAGAATGGTTTGGTACCCATTGTTGAGCCCGAGATCCTCGTTGATGGCCCCCATAGCATTGACAAGTGCGCTGATGTGACAGAACGTGTTCTTGCTGCTTGCTACAAAGCTCTCAATGATCACCACGTTCTCCTGGAGGGTACCCTTCTAAAGCCTAACATGGTCACCCCTGGATCTGAAGCCCCAAAGGTTGCCCCTGAGGTCATTGCTGAGTACACAGTTCGTGCCTTGCAGCGAACAATGCCCGCTGCAGTCCCTGCTGTGGTGTTTTTGTCTGGTGGACAGAGTGAAGAAGAGGCCACAGTCAACCTCAACGCCATGAACAAACTAAAGACCAAGAAGCCTTGGagtctttctttctcatttggACGTGCTCTCCAGCAGAGTACCCTCAAGGCTTGGTCTGGAAAGGAGGAAAATGTCCCAAAGGCCCAGGCTGCGTTCCTTGCAAGGTGCAAGGCCAATTCCGAAGCAACCCTTGGAACTTACCAGGGTGGTGGTGCTTTGAGTGAGGGTGCCTCTGAGAGCCTTCATGTGAAAGACTACAAGTATTAG
- the LOC105174114 gene encoding uncharacterized protein LOC105174114 isoform X2 codes for MKNIAICYGENAIKISDSYCSGPSTHAYTTSSHLTPSIQNAVTCVYRVKLSTEKTQFLIRLTWSNLLNQGFAISIRDYSFPSSNFSTSSRVLRKDKGTTAFQSGGFRVEVFWDLSRAKYESGPEPVTGFYVVVVVNSQLSLILGDIEQELEVKKRVSDKRVSEFSLISRSENLSGKTVYSTRAQFCETGTCHDILIKCSGEDGTVASMKNPVLSVYMDKKNVIEVKRLQWNFRGNQTIFLDGLLVDMMWDVHDWFFSPSTGCAVFMFRTRSGLDSRLWLEERSLEQNQQEKV; via the exons ATGAAGAACATCGCGATTTGTTACGGTGAAAACGCGATTAAGATATCGGATTCGTATTGCTCCGGCCCCTCAACTCACGCTTACACTACTTCCTCCCACTTGACCCCCTCGATTCAAAATGCAGTTACGTGCGTCTACAGAGTCAAACTCTCGACGGAGAAGACGCAGTTTCTGATCAGACTCACTTGGAGCAATCTATTAAACCAGGGCTTCGCTATTAGCATCCGCGACTactcttttccttcttcaaaTTTCAGCACAAGTTCACGAGTACTACGCAAGGACAAGGGCACGACAGCCTTCCAATCCGGAGGTTTCAGGGTCGAGGTCTTTTGGGATCTCTCCCGGGCCAAGTACGAATCCGGACCCGAACCCGTCACCGGGTTTTACGTTGTCGTTGTGGTCAACTCTCAGCTAAGCCTGATTCTTGGAGATATCGAGCAAGAATTGGAGGTCAAGAAGCGGGTTTCTGATAAACGAGTATctgaattttcattaatttctcGGAGTGAGAACTTATCTGGTAAAACTGTGTACTCAACCAGGGCTCAATTCTGTGAAACGGGAACTTGCCACGATATTTTGATCAAGTGTTCAGGAGAAGACGGGACTGTGGCGTCGATGAAGAACCCCGTTTTATCTGTGTATATGGATAAGAAGAATGTGATTGAGGTGAAGAGACTGCAGTGGAATTTCAGGGGGAATCAGACTATTTTCTTGGATGGATTGTTGGTGGATATGATGTGGGATGTGCATGATTGGTTCTTTAGTCCGTCAACAGGGTGTGCTGTTTTCATGTTCAGGACAAGGAGTGGTTTGGACAGCAGGTTGTGGTTGGAAGAGAGGAGTTTAGAGCAGAATCAACAGGAAAAG GTCTGA
- the LOC105174114 gene encoding uncharacterized protein LOC105174114 isoform X1, translating into MKNIAICYGENAIKISDSYCSGPSTHAYTTSSHLTPSIQNAVTCVYRVKLSTEKTQFLIRLTWSNLLNQGFAISIRDYSFPSSNFSTSSRVLRKDKGTTAFQSGGFRVEVFWDLSRAKYESGPEPVTGFYVVVVVNSQLSLILGDIEQELEVKKRVSDKRVSEFSLISRSENLSGKTVYSTRAQFCETGTCHDILIKCSGEDGTVASMKNPVLSVYMDKKNVIEVKRLQWNFRGNQTIFLDGLLVDMMWDVHDWFFSPSTGCAVFMFRTRSGLDSRLWLEERSLEQNQQEKVGFSLLISACKNPD; encoded by the coding sequence ATGAAGAACATCGCGATTTGTTACGGTGAAAACGCGATTAAGATATCGGATTCGTATTGCTCCGGCCCCTCAACTCACGCTTACACTACTTCCTCCCACTTGACCCCCTCGATTCAAAATGCAGTTACGTGCGTCTACAGAGTCAAACTCTCGACGGAGAAGACGCAGTTTCTGATCAGACTCACTTGGAGCAATCTATTAAACCAGGGCTTCGCTATTAGCATCCGCGACTactcttttccttcttcaaaTTTCAGCACAAGTTCACGAGTACTACGCAAGGACAAGGGCACGACAGCCTTCCAATCCGGAGGTTTCAGGGTCGAGGTCTTTTGGGATCTCTCCCGGGCCAAGTACGAATCCGGACCCGAACCCGTCACCGGGTTTTACGTTGTCGTTGTGGTCAACTCTCAGCTAAGCCTGATTCTTGGAGATATCGAGCAAGAATTGGAGGTCAAGAAGCGGGTTTCTGATAAACGAGTATctgaattttcattaatttctcGGAGTGAGAACTTATCTGGTAAAACTGTGTACTCAACCAGGGCTCAATTCTGTGAAACGGGAACTTGCCACGATATTTTGATCAAGTGTTCAGGAGAAGACGGGACTGTGGCGTCGATGAAGAACCCCGTTTTATCTGTGTATATGGATAAGAAGAATGTGATTGAGGTGAAGAGACTGCAGTGGAATTTCAGGGGGAATCAGACTATTTTCTTGGATGGATTGTTGGTGGATATGATGTGGGATGTGCATGATTGGTTCTTTAGTCCGTCAACAGGGTGTGCTGTTTTCATGTTCAGGACAAGGAGTGGTTTGGACAGCAGGTTGTGGTTGGAAGAGAGGAGTTTAGAGCAGAATCAACAGGAAAAGGTTGGCTTCTCTTTGCTCATTTCTGCCTGTAAAAATCCAGATTga
- the LOC105174115 gene encoding PAN domain-containing protein At5g03700 — translation MDRRRQLPHFMNLPVHLFLLTFLTALQAVTWSSHAAHSPSPEELLLGFRAAPDSAVSSFQPLLSDSSGNYSLGFLRVNPNQLSLSVLHVPSSVPVWSANTTRLARWADSTQLFFNGSLVLSDARTGVFWSTATIGDRVWLSNTSNLMIQKLDGVTILWQSFDFPSDTLVENQNFTSTMTLVSSNGLYSMRLGPNYIGLYANFAGSGRGPGQIYLKHRAMEAKAEIVEGQPIYLVLKSGGYLGMFQNGSIPVDVQSFNTFQQNVSGIRRVRIEPDGNLKGYYWTGSSWILDYQAISDACELPSSCGSYGLCKPGKGCSCLDNRRDHDSGECAPAGNQLRGDFCGAYDSRVRVVRRSGVELPFKELMGYKNMASIEECEGACEGNCTCWGVVYSNSSGFCYMLDYPVQTVVAVGDESKVGYFKVREGVRKKKVETWVGLGLGLLFGAILVFGGVMGLGWYKWRSRGVKGYLEEEGVSGVGAYKDLGGASFRSIELCEK, via the coding sequence ATGGATAGACGCAGACAATTACCCCACTTCATGAACTTACCGGTTCATCTCTTTCTACTCACTTTTCTCACGGCTCTCCAAGCAGTCACGTGGAGCTCGCACGCTGCACACTCGCCGTCTCCCGAGGAGCTTCTCCTAGGTTTCAGAGCCGCTCCCGATTCAGCTGTCTCATCTTTTCAGCCTCTGCTTAGCGACTCCTCGGGCAACTACTCGCTGGGTTTCCTCCGGGTCAACCCGAATCAGCTGAGTCTTTCTGTTCTCCACGTCCCTTCATCGGTTCCGGTGTGGTCCGCCAACACGACCCGTTTGGCCAGATGGGCCGACTCGACTCAGCTTTTCTTCAATGGCAGCCTGGTCTTATCTGATGCCCGCACCGGGGTGTTTTGGTCCACCGCCACTATAGGGGACCGTGTTTGGCTCTCCAACACCTCGAATCTCATGATACAGAAGCTTGATGGGGTGACTATATTGTGGCAGAGTTTTGACTTCCCCTCGGATACCCTTGTTGAAAACCAGAATTTCACTAGTACCATGACTTTAGTTTCTTCGAACGGGCTTTATTCTATGCGGTTGGGTCCGAATTACATCGGATTATACGCAAATTTCGCGGGTTCGGGTAGGGGACCCGGTCAGATATATTTGAAGCACAGGGCAATGGAGGCGAAGGCGGAAATAGTTGAAGGCCAGCCCATATACTTGGTTCTAAAATCTGGCGGATATTTGGGCATGTTTCAGAACGGGTCGATCCCAGTTGATGTGCAGTCTTTCAACACTTTTCAGCAAAACGTATCGGGTATCCGCCGGGTCAGAATCGAACCTGATGGAAATCTCAAAGGATACTACTGGACCGGGTCGAGTTGGATATTGGATTATCAGGCAATATCGGATGCTTGTGAATTACCTAGTTCCTGCGGCTCCTATGGTTTATGCAAACCCGGCAAGGGATGCTCCTGCCTAGACAACCGAAGGGATCACGATTCCGGCGAATGTGCACCGGCAGGGAATCAACTTCGCGGTGACTTTTGCGGTGCGTATGACAGCCGGGTAAGGGTAGTGAGAAGAAGCGGGGTCGAATTGCCATTTAAAGAATTAATGGGGTACAAAAACATGGCGTCGATTGAGGAGTGTGAGGGTGCATGCGAAGGAAACTGCACGTGCTGGGGTGTGGTGTACAGTAACTCCTCTGGGTTCTGCTACATGCTAGATTATCCGGTACAGACAGTGGTGGCAGTTGGGGATGAGAGCAAGGTGGGGTACTTTAAGGTGAGGGAGGGAGTAAGGAAGAAAAAGGTGGAGACATGGGTAGGGTTGGGGTTGGGGTTGTTGTTTGGGGCAATATTGGTATTTGGAGGAGTGATGGGGTTAGGATGGTACAAGTGGAGAAGTAGAGGGGTAAAAGGGTATTTAGAAGAGGAGGGTGTAAGTGGTGTTGGAGCATACAAAGATTTGGGAGGTGCCAGTTTTAGGTCAATTGAATTATGTGAGAAATGA
- the LOC105174116 gene encoding uncharacterized protein LOC105174116 isoform X1 produces MKQVSHAAAIICVFLLLIIPHTSARLLLSHQGDDDSAGMSLQQQEDFSTLMGLEESCGDGDEGCEKRRMVSIAVGAVGVAMHMKLQVFVLRLKFR; encoded by the exons ATGAAGCAAGTTTCTCATGCAGCTGCTATAATTTGTGTGTTTCTTCTCTTAATCATTCCCCACACATCTGCTCGACTCCTTCTTTCGCATcaag GAGACGACGACAGTGCAGGCATGAGCCTGCAGCAGCAGGAGGATTTTTCAACT TTGATGGGATTGGAGGAATCATGTGGTGATGGAGATGAAGGGTGTGAGAAGAGAAGAATG GTTAGCATAGCTGTTGGTGCTGTGGGAGTCGCAATGCACATGAAGCTTCAAGTGTTTGTCTTAAGACTAAAATTTAGGTAA
- the LOC105174116 gene encoding uncharacterized protein LOC105174116 isoform X2, with amino-acid sequence MKQVSHAAAIICVFLLLIIPHTSARLLLSHQGDDDSAGMSLQQQEDFSTVSIAVGAVGVAMHMKLQVFVLRLKFR; translated from the exons ATGAAGCAAGTTTCTCATGCAGCTGCTATAATTTGTGTGTTTCTTCTCTTAATCATTCCCCACACATCTGCTCGACTCCTTCTTTCGCATcaag GAGACGACGACAGTGCAGGCATGAGCCTGCAGCAGCAGGAGGATTTTTCAACT GTTAGCATAGCTGTTGGTGCTGTGGGAGTCGCAATGCACATGAAGCTTCAAGTGTTTGTCTTAAGACTAAAATTTAGGTAA